One genomic region from Muriicola soli encodes:
- a CDS encoding DUF6913 domain-containing protein has protein sequence MFLQALKDKFKQKSGEKYLKNELLSVPEAGISKKGLNKVGVIVDLDNFQNADLFYQLIELLNLRPNAVKIMGYRSFYDKNSPYATPVFSDKDLGWGGAVENSYALEFLTKEYDLLLNYYTQDTLILKLMTVKTKARIKVGFAELDPDLNDLIIQSPMQDFNTFKTELKKYLKVLQEF, from the coding sequence ATGTTTTTACAGGCACTAAAGGACAAATTCAAACAGAAATCAGGTGAAAAATACTTGAAGAATGAGCTCCTTTCAGTTCCGGAAGCGGGAATCTCGAAAAAGGGTCTGAATAAGGTTGGTGTCATTGTGGATCTGGACAATTTCCAAAATGCAGACCTCTTTTATCAATTAATAGAGCTGTTGAATTTACGACCGAATGCTGTGAAAATAATGGGGTACAGATCATTTTACGATAAGAATTCTCCCTATGCCACTCCTGTGTTTTCTGATAAAGACCTGGGTTGGGGTGGAGCTGTGGAGAATAGTTATGCCCTGGAATTCCTGACTAAAGAGTACGACTTGTTATTGAACTATTACACTCAGGACACGCTCATATTAAAATTGATGACTGTTAAGACCAAGGCGAGGATTAAGGTGGGCTTTGCCGAATTGGATCCTGATCTTAACGATTTAATCATCCAGTCGCCCATGCAGGATTTCAACACCTTCAAAACGGAATTAAAGAAATATCTAAAAGTATTGCAGGAATTTTGA
- a CDS encoding outer membrane protein assembly factor BamD: MFLKLHKILPLALVLTLFFSCNEYQKVLKNEDVKAKYDMAEKFYEEKDFKRANRLFEQIAPKYVGKPQGERVLFFLADTYFQIKNYNFAGYQFERFIKSYPKSDKAAEASFLGAKSYYMLSPRYSLDQTDTDKALVKLQNFINTYPESEFLPEANAMAKELTTKKEKKAFEIAKQFTKLGNSYILDYSISAVAALDNFVSDFPGTVFREEALYLKLVATANLALNSTENRKQERLETAETAYNNLIKYYPETSFQKDANNLIEKINEQLAPYKAQEITSK; encoded by the coding sequence ATGTTTTTGAAGCTCCATAAAATTTTACCACTTGCCTTGGTATTGACCTTATTCTTCTCCTGCAATGAATACCAGAAGGTACTCAAGAACGAAGATGTTAAGGCTAAGTACGATATGGCTGAGAAATTCTACGAGGAAAAGGACTTCAAGAGAGCCAACCGCCTGTTTGAGCAGATCGCTCCCAAATACGTAGGAAAACCACAGGGAGAGCGGGTTTTGTTTTTTCTTGCAGACACCTACTTTCAGATCAAAAATTACAATTTTGCTGGATATCAGTTCGAGAGATTTATAAAATCATATCCAAAAAGCGATAAGGCAGCGGAGGCTTCATTTCTGGGGGCAAAAAGTTATTATATGTTGTCTCCAAGGTATTCATTGGATCAGACAGATACGGATAAAGCACTCGTAAAGCTGCAGAATTTTATCAATACCTATCCCGAATCGGAGTTCCTGCCAGAGGCTAATGCCATGGCTAAAGAACTCACAACCAAAAAGGAAAAGAAGGCCTTTGAGATTGCCAAGCAATTCACAAAACTTGGCAACTCCTATATTTTAGATTACAGTATTTCTGCCGTGGCAGCGCTTGATAATTTTGTCTCAGATTTTCCGGGAACGGTTTTCAGAGAAGAGGCCCTTTATTTAAAACTAGTAGCCACAGCAAATCTCGCCCTGAACAGTACAGAGAATAGAAAGCAGGAACGACTTGAAACTGCAGAAACTGCGTACAACAATTTAATAAAATATTATCCTGAAACCAGCTTTCAAAAGGATGCGAACAATCTCATTGAGAAAATTAATGAACAATTGGCTCCCTACAAAGCCCAAGAAATTACATCGAAATGA
- the recN gene encoding DNA repair protein RecN: MLTHLTIKNYALIDDLSVAFDRGFSTITGETGAGKSIFLGGLSLVLGKRADLSTLRDKDSKCTIEAEFQIEHYNLKPLFRLYDLDYDPQTILRREINPSGKSRAFINDSPVTLDILSALGQRLIDIHSQHQTLELTENEFQLKVIDALADNKELLTTYNSHLRAYTSAKKKLQALKQMQTESEKEEDYNNFLFNELENAPLQSGILEELESTYEELSNVESILEQLSGSHQILTHEEIGIQTSLTNLKGSISKLENYGSGYADLSQRIQSVFLEIDDIVTEIESLQDKVMPNPGLLEEVNGKLQLLYSLQKKHNASTVEELAQIKEELGEKISKNENLEAEIESQQKHLTNAESELGKLSLQLHNRRTAIIPEFQQKLETALQELGMPNASFRMELEELNDFSSTGRDHFVFQFSANRGGEFGSLKKNASGGELSRIMLIIKSILAQYEQLPTIMFDEIDTGVSGEISNKMGAIMQKMSSHMQVFSITHLPQVASKGDHHYKVFKEDDGKITRTRMIKLNSEDRVVELAEMLGGKALSDSAMAHAKQLLN, encoded by the coding sequence ATGCTGACCCATCTGACCATAAAAAATTACGCACTTATCGATGACCTGTCGGTAGCCTTTGATCGCGGATTTAGCACGATCACAGGAGAAACAGGTGCAGGTAAATCTATTTTTTTAGGTGGTCTTTCCCTTGTTCTGGGAAAACGTGCAGACCTGAGTACGTTGAGGGATAAGGACAGTAAATGTACCATCGAAGCCGAATTTCAAATTGAACATTACAACCTAAAACCCCTTTTTCGTTTGTACGATCTCGACTATGATCCCCAGACGATTCTAAGGCGTGAAATAAATCCGAGCGGTAAATCAAGGGCTTTTATCAACGATTCTCCAGTAACTCTGGACATCCTGTCGGCCCTGGGACAACGGCTTATCGATATCCATTCGCAACACCAAACTCTGGAGCTCACTGAAAATGAATTTCAGTTGAAGGTAATCGATGCCCTGGCAGACAATAAGGAACTCCTCACTACATACAATTCTCACTTAAGAGCTTATACTTCAGCAAAGAAAAAACTGCAAGCCCTCAAACAAATGCAGACAGAATCAGAAAAGGAAGAGGATTACAATAATTTTCTTTTCAACGAACTGGAAAACGCTCCTCTGCAAAGTGGAATACTCGAAGAATTGGAGTCGACTTACGAAGAATTGAGTAATGTGGAAAGTATCCTGGAACAATTGTCGGGAAGTCACCAGATCCTCACACACGAGGAAATAGGTATTCAAACTTCTCTCACAAACCTCAAAGGCAGTATTTCAAAGCTGGAAAACTACGGTTCGGGTTATGCCGATTTATCACAGAGAATACAATCCGTATTTCTGGAAATCGACGACATAGTAACAGAAATAGAATCCCTGCAAGACAAGGTTATGCCTAATCCCGGCTTACTTGAGGAGGTTAATGGAAAACTTCAATTGCTGTACTCTCTTCAAAAAAAGCACAACGCATCTACAGTTGAAGAACTAGCACAAATCAAGGAGGAACTTGGAGAGAAGATCAGTAAAAATGAAAATCTGGAAGCAGAGATAGAATCGCAGCAAAAACATTTGACGAATGCAGAATCGGAATTAGGCAAACTATCACTGCAATTGCACAATCGACGAACCGCTATTATTCCCGAATTTCAGCAAAAGCTCGAAACGGCTCTTCAGGAATTGGGGATGCCCAATGCGAGTTTCAGGATGGAATTAGAAGAGCTGAATGATTTTTCATCTACGGGTCGGGACCACTTTGTTTTCCAATTCTCTGCCAACAGGGGAGGGGAATTCGGTTCACTTAAAAAGAATGCATCAGGGGGTGAGCTCTCCAGAATCATGCTTATCATAAAGTCGATTCTCGCTCAATACGAACAACTCCCTACCATTATGTTTGATGAGATAGATACCGGAGTTTCAGGGGAGATATCGAATAAAATGGGTGCGATCATGCAAAAGATGTCTTCCCATATGCAGGTTTTTTCAATAACCCATTTACCCCAGGTAGCTTCTAAGGGAGATCATCATTATAAAGTTTTTAAGGAAGATGATGGTAAGATAACACGAACGAGAATGATAAAACTGAACAGTGAGGATCGCGTAGTAGAATTGGCCGAGATGTTAGGAGGTAAAGCATTATCAGACTCCGCTATGGCACATGCCAAACAGTTACTCAATTAA
- a CDS encoding 5'-nucleotidase C-terminal domain-containing protein: MKHFVLFITFLYLSSCTDRSSHLQSITGKQLSIDSSIAVDDSVEAYLKPYRDRVNAVLDSTLAFAPRNIDKRDGKLNSSQGNLMADIILTQAAPIFKSRTGEDVDLALMNYGGIRNVISAGPVTARTAYEVMPFENYIVVLQISGSVVREMVNYLVSSDRPQPMSGLQIVLNGEGRLQEVTIQGVPLDEEKTYNLATINYLLEGGGNADFLINNTGVTDLNYLLRNAMIDYFKSVDTLRASVDNRFIQLKNP; the protein is encoded by the coding sequence ATGAAACATTTTGTTTTATTTATAACATTTCTGTACTTGTCGTCCTGTACTGACAGGTCTTCTCACCTCCAATCGATTACCGGTAAACAGCTTTCAATAGATTCCAGTATTGCGGTTGATGATTCTGTTGAAGCCTACTTAAAACCCTATCGGGACCGCGTGAATGCAGTTCTAGACAGTACCCTGGCCTTTGCTCCGAGAAACATCGATAAACGAGATGGAAAATTGAATTCTTCTCAAGGCAATCTCATGGCCGATATCATTCTAACACAGGCCGCCCCTATTTTTAAATCGCGTACTGGCGAAGATGTAGACCTCGCCCTGATGAATTACGGTGGAATAAGGAATGTAATTTCTGCAGGACCGGTGACGGCCCGTACGGCATACGAGGTAATGCCTTTCGAAAATTATATCGTGGTACTACAAATCTCAGGAAGTGTGGTGAGGGAGATGGTGAACTATTTAGTATCCTCAGACAGGCCTCAACCAATGAGTGGGCTGCAGATCGTATTGAATGGTGAAGGCCGACTTCAGGAAGTGACTATACAAGGAGTTCCGCTGGATGAAGAAAAGACCTATAACCTGGCTACCATCAATTACCTCCTTGAAGGTGGCGGCAACGCCGATTTTCTAATAAATAATACCGGGGTCACGGACCTTAATTATCTGCTTCGCAATGCGATGATTGATTATTTCAAATCCGTCGATACGCTGCGGGCATCAGTAGATAATCGATTTATTCAATTAAAAAATCCATGA
- a CDS encoding DUF4835 family protein, protein MRSTVILLLLFFSSLNFWAQELNCVVTVNSDQVGQTNQQIFRTLERSLNDFVNRNKWTNRVYKENERVNARMFITVTKFESNRFEANIQIQSSRPVFNTSYESPVFNYKDNQFNFEYIEFQPLIYNPNLFDSNLVGVIAYYVYIVLGLDADTFALEGGTEFYKEAQKIVTQAQGSNFAGWNQSATDNRTRFVLVDNLLSNTFREYRIAMYNYHRKGLDILGDNNSTGKQVISGSMRLFETLIQRRPNAFLIQTFFDAKSEEILNIFSDGPKVDIVALKSSLNKVAPFYSSTWNEIKY, encoded by the coding sequence ATGCGTAGCACAGTTATTCTTCTTCTACTATTTTTCAGTTCATTAAATTTTTGGGCTCAGGAACTCAATTGTGTGGTCACTGTAAATTCGGATCAGGTTGGGCAGACCAACCAGCAGATCTTCCGGACCCTGGAGCGCTCTTTAAACGATTTTGTAAACAGGAACAAATGGACCAATCGGGTTTACAAAGAAAATGAACGGGTCAATGCAAGGATGTTTATCACGGTTACCAAATTCGAATCGAACCGATTTGAAGCCAACATCCAAATTCAATCTTCGAGACCTGTATTCAATACTTCTTATGAGAGTCCTGTTTTTAATTACAAGGACAACCAATTTAATTTTGAGTACATAGAGTTTCAGCCTTTGATTTACAATCCTAACTTATTCGATTCTAACTTGGTAGGGGTAATAGCCTATTACGTCTACATCGTTTTGGGACTCGATGCGGATACGTTCGCATTGGAAGGGGGAACAGAGTTTTATAAGGAAGCCCAAAAAATAGTGACGCAGGCACAGGGGAGTAATTTTGCGGGCTGGAACCAATCTGCTACAGATAACCGTACACGCTTTGTCCTGGTTGATAATCTGTTATCCAATACCTTTAGAGAATACCGTATCGCTATGTATAACTACCACCGTAAGGGACTCGATATTCTCGGTGACAACAATAGTACCGGAAAACAAGTTATTTCCGGCTCGATGCGATTATTCGAAACCCTAATTCAAAGAAGGCCTAACGCTTTTTTAATCCAGACTTTTTTCGACGCTAAATCGGAAGAGATCCTCAATATATTTTCCGATGGCCCCAAGGTCGACATCGTAGCCCTGAAATCAAGTCTCAATAAAGTTGCCCCCTTTTATTCCTCTACCTGGAATGAAATAAAATATTGA
- the coaBC gene encoding bifunctional phosphopantothenoylcysteine decarboxylase/phosphopantothenate--cysteine ligase CoaBC, translating to MLDGKKVLLGITGGIAAYKTAFLVRLLIKAGAEVKVILTESAASFVTPLTLATLSKNPVHLDFVKEEEGTLDWDNHVELGLWADLMLIAPATANTLSKMANGVCDNLLLATYLSAKCPVYFAPAMDLDMYKHPSTKASIEKLQSFGNVMIPAASGELASGLEGEGRMEEPEGIIDLVLEHMRKGLPLDGKKVLITAGPTHEAIDPVRYIGNHSTGLMGVELARKAAVLGAEVTLVLGPSALAIADAYIKVLKVTSADEMFDAVMGEYKEADIVIAAAAVADYKPKTAAQEKIKKKSEHLTLELVKNQDILQTLGKSKKNQFLLGFALETENELSNALSKLKKKNLDAIVLNSLKDEGAGFGGKTNKITFIDKNSSIKSFDVKTKADVAVDIWNEIIDRLHA from the coding sequence ATGTTAGACGGCAAAAAAGTCCTTTTGGGAATTACCGGAGGTATTGCCGCCTATAAAACTGCATTTCTGGTTAGACTACTGATTAAAGCAGGCGCTGAAGTTAAAGTGATTTTAACGGAGAGCGCCGCTTCTTTTGTTACCCCCCTAACGCTCGCCACCTTGTCTAAGAATCCGGTCCATCTCGACTTTGTCAAAGAGGAGGAAGGAACACTTGACTGGGATAATCACGTTGAACTTGGATTATGGGCAGATCTTATGCTAATTGCCCCGGCTACCGCCAACACATTATCAAAAATGGCCAATGGGGTATGTGATAATCTACTTTTAGCGACATATCTCTCTGCAAAATGTCCTGTTTATTTTGCGCCTGCCATGGATCTGGACATGTACAAACACCCTTCAACTAAAGCGAGTATTGAAAAACTTCAGTCCTTTGGTAATGTAATGATTCCGGCAGCAAGTGGAGAACTGGCAAGTGGTTTGGAAGGGGAAGGTCGGATGGAAGAACCGGAGGGCATAATCGACCTTGTCCTGGAACACATGCGAAAAGGCCTGCCTCTTGATGGTAAAAAGGTCCTGATTACCGCAGGGCCCACTCACGAAGCTATTGATCCTGTTCGCTATATTGGGAACCATTCTACAGGTCTGATGGGCGTTGAACTCGCCAGAAAGGCTGCCGTCCTTGGTGCTGAGGTGACTCTGGTATTAGGCCCCTCTGCTCTGGCAATAGCTGACGCATACATCAAAGTACTTAAAGTAACCAGCGCCGATGAGATGTTTGATGCCGTCATGGGCGAATATAAAGAGGCCGACATCGTAATAGCGGCTGCTGCTGTTGCCGACTATAAACCAAAAACCGCAGCTCAGGAAAAGATCAAGAAAAAATCGGAACACCTTACCCTGGAGCTCGTTAAAAATCAGGATATTTTACAGACTTTGGGCAAGTCTAAAAAAAATCAGTTCCTGCTTGGATTTGCACTGGAAACGGAAAACGAACTCTCTAATGCCCTGTCAAAGCTGAAGAAAAAGAATCTCGACGCAATTGTTCTCAACTCCCTGAAAGACGAAGGAGCTGGTTTTGGAGGAAAGACAAACAAAATCACCTTTATAGACAAGAATTCTTCAATAAAATCGTTTGATGTAAAGACCAAAGCCGACGTGGCCGTGGATATTTGGAATGAAATTATTGATCGCCTCCATGCGTAG
- a CDS encoding DNA-directed RNA polymerase subunit omega: MNMNDLKNTKAPVSTVTINRNEFDEKTENIYEAISITAKRAVQINSEIKKELLEKLEEFATYSDSLEEVFENKEQIEVSKFYEKLPKPHAMAITEWLEDKIYHRNTEKDDQ, translated from the coding sequence ATGAATATGAATGATTTAAAAAACACCAAGGCTCCCGTATCTACGGTTACGATCAATAGAAACGAATTTGACGAAAAAACCGAGAACATTTACGAAGCGATTTCGATCACAGCAAAACGAGCTGTTCAGATCAATTCTGAGATTAAGAAGGAATTGCTGGAAAAGTTAGAGGAATTCGCTACTTACAGCGATAGTCTGGAGGAGGTTTTCGAGAACAAGGAACAGATTGAAGTTTCGAAATTCTACGAAAAATTACCCAAACCTCATGCCATGGCAATCACAGAGTGGCTTGAGGATAAAATTTACCACCGAAATACAGAGAAAGACGATCAGTAA
- the dapA gene encoding 4-hydroxy-tetrahydrodipicolinate synthase encodes MEQLYGTGVALITPFDKDGALDLEALKRVVKHSIEGGVDYLVIMGTTAESATLTKEEKKKVVETAIHENNGRLPLVIGIGGNNTREVEEELRRTNLDPFEAVLSVSPYYNKPTQEGIYQHYKVLSAASSKPLILYNVPGRTGSNILPSTVVRIAESCPNVIGIKEACGNIEQIKQLIREVPEGFYVISGDDITALPTVVEGGIGVISVLGQGMPAEMSGLIRYGLNGEFDKAFQLHNALTPGMTLIFEEGNPAGIKAIFESLGISTARVRLPLVEASPELKSKISAFVQSFAIPI; translated from the coding sequence ATGGAACAATTATACGGGACAGGTGTGGCCTTGATCACCCCTTTTGACAAAGATGGGGCTCTAGATCTGGAAGCCTTGAAAAGGGTTGTGAAGCATTCCATTGAAGGCGGAGTGGATTACCTGGTAATAATGGGAACCACTGCAGAATCCGCAACCCTGACAAAGGAGGAGAAAAAGAAGGTTGTTGAAACCGCGATCCACGAGAATAATGGCCGACTACCACTGGTAATAGGCATAGGAGGGAATAATACAAGAGAGGTGGAAGAGGAGCTAAGAAGAACAAACCTTGATCCTTTTGAGGCCGTGTTGTCTGTTTCTCCCTACTACAATAAACCTACTCAGGAGGGTATATACCAGCACTATAAGGTACTCTCGGCGGCGAGTTCCAAACCCTTAATTCTCTACAATGTACCAGGACGAACGGGGAGTAATATCTTGCCTTCAACGGTGGTGAGGATTGCCGAGTCTTGTCCTAACGTGATAGGGATAAAAGAGGCCTGTGGAAATATTGAGCAGATCAAGCAATTGATCAGGGAAGTTCCCGAGGGTTTTTATGTGATATCAGGAGATGACATCACCGCGTTACCCACCGTAGTTGAAGGCGGAATTGGCGTGATCTCGGTCCTAGGCCAGGGAATGCCCGCAGAAATGTCCGGGTTGATTCGTTACGGCCTTAATGGGGAATTCGATAAAGCCTTTCAATTGCACAATGCACTCACACCGGGGATGACTCTGATTTTTGAAGAAGGTAATCCCGCAGGTATCAAAGCTATTTTCGAAAGTCTTGGGATTTCAACCGCCAGGGTAAGATTGCCACTGGTAGAAGCTTCCCCTGAACTCAAATCGAAGATTTCTGCTTTTGTTCAGTCTTTCGCTATTCCGATCTGA